In the genome of Desulfofarcimen acetoxidans DSM 771, one region contains:
- a CDS encoding DEAD/DEAH box helicase, which produces MTLQLINNYAPGARVEIRGEEWLVRRRDTTFSGGYALACTGLSELVRDVEATFLTEAEEIRALRPEETILVQDDSPQYRRSILYIESLLQKTAPTDGNLYVGQRAAMNAVPYQLDPALQALARPRQRILIADAVGLGKTLEAGVLISELILRGKGKRILVLTVKSMLTQFQKEMWSRFTIPLVRLDSAGINRVRSKIPSNQNPFYYYDKTIISIDTLKRDREYRCYLEVAYWDIIVIDEAHNVAERGTNSLRSKLAKLLASRSDTLILLSATPHDGSAESFASLMNMLDPTAIANPKSYGPEDIKQLYIRRFKKDIQSQVDNAFKVRTVHNYPCPVTQWEEAVFDLFAEMKFEMLDDRRSAGQLFKTTLEKALLSSPAACLQTIGARLRRLAKDSGPAAERDRQSLEQLQAALETVTVSHFGKYLSLVQLLKSAAFGWTGQDTTDRLVIFTERIETLRFLERQLPADLGLPQDAVAVLYGEMGDGEQQAVVESFGQENSPVRLLIASDVASEGINLHFLSHRLIHFDIPWSLMTFQQRNGRIDRYGQECTPEIYYLVTETSNPKIRGDVRILEVLIQKDLQAMQNIGDPSAIMGVYDEEKETAITAAAIEREMSADDFDQQLKPQFDDLLELFLNSAQQNVPKQPGEQVQRQRVSLYAGEFEFLQDALQYLNSLQPLQYDVDTRRREIKMTAPPDLAHRFQYLPDEIYPEHGRFVLSARSETMDVEIRRSRKDARTWPAVHYLWPLHPVLEWVSDKVNSSLRRQEAPVLLLPELPGQETIFLISGLVPNRKGHPLIHEWFGVLFDGHKYKEIISLEEVIRRTGLGKKVIPNTGQGLDLASLRSLLGQSINQAHIYLTNKLKEFTERTLPEINRQLEALALLKGSRMQQLEFDFGSDSGTMALRRKEAKQREAEKVFAEYQDWLRDTMTAENIPYIQVAAVFKGGR; this is translated from the coding sequence ATGACACTGCAATTAATCAATAACTATGCCCCCGGAGCCCGTGTAGAAATCCGGGGTGAAGAGTGGCTAGTTCGCCGGAGGGATACGACCTTTTCCGGCGGGTACGCGCTGGCCTGCACCGGCCTCTCAGAACTTGTGCGCGATGTAGAAGCGACCTTTCTTACCGAAGCAGAAGAAATCCGGGCGCTTCGACCTGAAGAGACCATCTTGGTACAGGATGACTCGCCGCAGTATCGCCGCTCTATTCTATATATCGAGAGTTTGCTGCAAAAGACGGCACCGACAGACGGTAACCTGTACGTCGGACAACGGGCCGCCATGAATGCAGTACCGTACCAGTTGGACCCGGCCCTGCAGGCACTCGCCCGCCCGCGGCAGCGCATTTTGATCGCGGATGCTGTCGGTCTGGGAAAAACGCTGGAAGCAGGAGTTCTCATAAGCGAACTGATTCTGCGCGGTAAAGGCAAGCGTATTTTAGTCCTAACTGTAAAAAGCATGCTAACCCAGTTCCAGAAGGAGATGTGGAGCCGTTTCACTATTCCCCTGGTCCGTCTCGACTCAGCCGGGATTAACCGGGTACGCAGCAAGATCCCCAGCAACCAGAACCCTTTTTACTATTACGACAAGACAATTATTTCTATCGATACTCTGAAGCGTGACAGGGAATACAGGTGCTATCTGGAGGTTGCTTACTGGGACATTATCGTTATAGATGAAGCTCATAACGTGGCGGAAAGGGGCACCAACTCGTTGCGCTCTAAACTGGCTAAATTATTAGCCTCCCGCTCTGACACGCTGATTCTTCTCTCAGCTACACCACACGACGGCAGTGCGGAGAGTTTTGCCTCGCTCATGAACATGCTGGATCCCACGGCCATTGCTAATCCCAAAAGCTATGGCCCTGAGGACATTAAGCAGCTCTATATCCGCCGCTTCAAGAAAGACATTCAGTCCCAGGTGGATAATGCTTTTAAAGTTCGCACGGTTCATAATTATCCCTGCCCGGTGACTCAGTGGGAGGAAGCCGTGTTTGATCTATTTGCGGAAATGAAATTCGAGATGCTGGATGACCGGCGTTCTGCCGGGCAGCTTTTCAAGACCACGCTGGAAAAGGCTCTCCTTTCCAGTCCTGCGGCTTGCCTGCAAACAATCGGAGCCCGCCTGCGCCGCCTGGCCAAGGATTCCGGTCCGGCTGCGGAGCGGGACAGGCAGTCGTTGGAGCAGTTACAAGCCGCGCTGGAAACGGTTACAGTGTCACACTTTGGCAAGTATCTGTCTCTTGTGCAATTGCTGAAAAGTGCTGCCTTTGGTTGGACAGGTCAGGATACCACGGATCGCCTGGTTATTTTCACGGAACGAATTGAAACCCTGCGCTTCCTGGAGCGTCAACTTCCTGCTGATCTGGGACTACCTCAGGATGCTGTGGCCGTTCTCTACGGTGAGATGGGGGACGGGGAGCAGCAGGCTGTGGTGGAATCTTTCGGACAGGAAAACTCACCGGTTCGCCTGCTTATTGCTTCTGACGTGGCCTCGGAAGGGATTAATCTCCACTTTTTGTCGCACCGTCTGATTCATTTTGACATTCCCTGGTCTCTGATGACCTTTCAACAGCGGAACGGCCGTATTGATCGCTACGGTCAGGAGTGTACCCCGGAGATCTATTATCTTGTCACGGAGACAAGTAATCCGAAAATCCGTGGCGATGTGCGGATTTTAGAGGTCTTAATCCAGAAAGACCTGCAGGCGATGCAGAATATAGGTGACCCTTCTGCCATTATGGGGGTGTATGACGAAGAAAAAGAAACGGCTATTACTGCTGCGGCAATTGAGCGGGAAATGTCTGCCGATGACTTTGATCAGCAGCTTAAGCCGCAGTTTGATGATCTCCTGGAGCTATTTCTTAATTCAGCCCAGCAGAATGTTCCCAAACAGCCGGGGGAGCAGGTGCAGCGGCAGCGGGTTTCACTTTATGCCGGCGAGTTTGAATTTTTGCAGGATGCACTGCAGTATCTGAACAGCTTGCAACCCCTGCAATATGATGTGGATACAAGGCGGCGTGAAATCAAAATGACCGCCCCGCCGGATTTGGCCCACCGCTTTCAATATTTACCGGATGAGATTTACCCTGAACACGGGCGGTTTGTTCTTTCAGCCCGGAGTGAAACTATGGACGTGGAAATCCGTCGCAGCCGGAAAGATGCCCGGACCTGGCCCGCCGTTCATTATCTGTGGCCGCTTCACCCGGTCCTGGAGTGGGTGTCGGATAAAGTAAACTCCTCGCTGAGAAGGCAGGAGGCGCCTGTTCTGCTTTTGCCGGAATTACCAGGGCAAGAGACAATTTTTCTTATCTCCGGGCTGGTTCCCAATCGTAAAGGGCACCCTCTGATTCATGAGTGGTTTGGAGTACTCTTTGATGGTCATAAATACAAGGAGATCATATCCCTGGAGGAAGTAATCCGGCGCACAGGGTTGGGGAAAAAGGTTATACCCAATACTGGGCAGGGTCTGGATTTGGCTTCACTCCGGTCACTGTTGGGCCAGTCAATTAACCAGGCACATATCTACCTGACAAACAAGCTAAAGGAATTTACAGAGCGTACACTACCGGAGATTAACAGGCAGCTTGAGGCTCTCGCGCTTTTAAAAGGCAGCCGTATGCAGCAACTGGAATTTGATTTTGGCAGTGACTCAGGTACAATGGCACTTCGCCGCAAAGAAGCCAAGCAGAGGGAAGCGGAGAAGGTCTTTGCGGAATATCAGGATTGGTTACGTGATACCATGACAGCCGAGAATATTCCCTATATCCAGGTGGCTGCCGTGTTCAAAGGAGGCCGGTAA
- a CDS encoding Eco57I restriction-modification methylase domain-containing protein, protein MPVDLTGIRIENEFYSQHYLAAIFENDLGTWRTALAHQADRQPYESLRVLSRDFNRMREEWRRSRRSELRLGGQREFLESFLTVLGYLVHDILYVETDTGHRLPFYAEIKHANGAARLWIAEAFDIEDEGADLLDLPLHPSQFAEGELEPDGGETWADYAGMIFSQDEPPRWLILAGHTQLVLLDREKWNAKRLMRFDLAEIYSRRETTTFQAMAAFLAADSLCPAEGESLLDAWDENSHRHAFAVSEDLKYSLREAIELLANEAVYSQLQAHRGVYGRQLAEQLSRECLRFMYRILFLLYVESRPELEYVPVNSQTYFSGYSLESLRNLEMVQLTTEEARNGTYIHETLKTLFAMIYQGFPHIDKNAGLFAQGPGTDYGFVIAPLAAHLFDPNLTKLLNKVKIRNFVMQKIIRLMSLSRKGRGGLRGRISYAQLGIIQLGAVYESLLSYRGFFAEEDLYEVKKAGSNPTELDTAYFVTEKQLAQYEENERVYEAGGARLKKHQEGKFIYRMAGRDRQRSASYYTPEVLTRCLVKYALKELLEGKTADEILTLTVCEPAMGSAAFLNEAVNQLAEAYLERREEETGEVVQHQERARELQKVKMFIADRNVYGVDLNPVAVELAEVSLWLNTIYKGAYVPWFGNQLRCGNSLVGARRQVFAAHLLQPEKRDDPVWLKQVPSRVLPGTGREQGRIYHFLTPDKGMVNYTDKIIKELRLEKIKATKEWLKGMKKPFKQSEVQTLQRLSDCIDVLWEQHTGHLREVQRRTQDALSVFGHDEEEVSPLPNQMKDRIFREEVLSEGLRRSSPYLRLKMVMDYWCALWFWPVEAAEELPTRSEWLMDLSLILEGNIYDSEEKGQLSLFPETLPKQMALNFFAREGVDLASLCEQSPRLKLVRELAERYRFMHWELEFANIFADRGGFDLVLGNPPWIKVEWEEGDVLGDGDPLLVIRKMSATEMSRRRADMLARQKSLEWQYLAAYEEATGTKNFLNAWVNYPLLQGVQTNLYKCFLPQAWMVLNARGVSGFVHPEGVYDDARGGVLRQEIYYRLRYHFGFYNELMLFSGIDHHNQYGINIHSNDMAGKVSFQTISNLYVPKTVDQCFENDGTGLVTGIKNDKGKWNTRGHFKRIIHVSEEELALFASLYDEEGTPVLQARMPGLHAASQLSVLYRISEYPHKIRDKSGEIYSTEFWHETNAQNDRIIRRETRFPDILSELILNGPHINVATPFFKTPRSICEFNGDYDPIDLTGITDNYLPRSNYVSACTEEEYRNRIPSITWDGSNVIEHYRLALRNMLSQSGSRTIVSAIIAKGVAHIHGIVSVTFEDKSILLSTAAVTQSLIGDFYIKTTGRSYLYTTWMNLPQIDLTNDVIVRILGLNCLTTHYADLWCDCWQQEFLQDRWTKEDPRLDNTFFSNLTQDWQRQCALRTDYTRRQALLELDVLVARAVGLTLEELCTIYRLQFPVFRSYEDDTWYDRTGRIVFTPNKGLPGIGLNRPSWESIKDWTESEYSVTVQDDTVPGGPHERTITYAAPFDCCNREEDYRTAWEEFERRGEGVNRR, encoded by the coding sequence ATGCCTGTTGATCTGACCGGCATCAGGATTGAGAATGAATTTTACAGCCAGCACTATCTGGCCGCAATATTTGAAAACGATCTGGGAACCTGGAGGACAGCCCTGGCCCACCAGGCAGATCGCCAGCCCTATGAGAGTTTGAGGGTCTTGTCCCGTGATTTCAACCGTATGCGCGAAGAGTGGCGGCGATCCCGTCGCTCCGAACTGCGATTGGGCGGCCAGCGGGAGTTTTTGGAGTCTTTTTTGACAGTATTGGGCTATCTGGTACACGACATTTTATATGTTGAAACAGACACCGGCCACCGGTTGCCCTTTTATGCGGAAATCAAGCATGCTAACGGTGCTGCCAGGCTGTGGATTGCCGAGGCTTTTGATATTGAGGATGAGGGAGCCGATTTGCTGGATTTGCCTCTGCATCCGTCCCAGTTTGCAGAGGGTGAGCTTGAACCGGATGGCGGGGAAACTTGGGCAGATTATGCGGGTATGATTTTTTCCCAAGACGAGCCGCCGCGCTGGTTAATCCTGGCCGGGCACACACAGCTTGTGCTGCTGGACAGGGAGAAATGGAATGCCAAGCGGCTTATGCGCTTTGACCTGGCAGAGATTTATTCCCGCCGGGAAACCACAACCTTCCAGGCTATGGCTGCTTTTTTGGCCGCAGATAGCCTGTGCCCAGCGGAAGGGGAGTCTTTGCTGGACGCATGGGACGAGAATTCTCACCGGCATGCTTTTGCCGTTTCCGAGGATCTCAAATATTCCCTGCGCGAGGCTATCGAACTCCTGGCTAACGAAGCTGTCTACTCGCAATTGCAAGCTCACAGGGGCGTGTACGGACGGCAGTTGGCAGAACAACTAAGCCGCGAGTGCCTGCGGTTTATGTACCGGATACTGTTTTTGCTGTATGTGGAATCCCGGCCTGAACTGGAATATGTGCCGGTAAATTCACAAACATATTTTTCGGGTTACAGCCTGGAAAGCCTGCGTAATCTGGAGATGGTGCAGCTTACTACTGAGGAAGCCCGCAACGGTACTTATATCCATGAAACGTTGAAGACCCTTTTTGCAATGATCTACCAGGGCTTTCCTCATATTGATAAGAACGCAGGTCTTTTTGCACAAGGCCCCGGCACTGATTATGGTTTTGTCATCGCGCCTCTGGCGGCGCACCTGTTTGACCCGAATCTGACCAAGCTTCTGAACAAGGTCAAGATCAGAAACTTTGTTATGCAGAAAATAATCAGGCTGATGTCTCTTTCCCGCAAGGGCCGGGGTGGACTGAGAGGACGGATCTCCTATGCACAGTTGGGCATCATCCAGTTGGGTGCCGTGTACGAGTCACTTCTCAGTTACCGGGGGTTTTTCGCGGAAGAAGATTTGTACGAGGTCAAAAAAGCCGGCAGCAACCCGACTGAACTTGATACTGCCTACTTTGTCACCGAAAAACAGTTGGCACAGTACGAGGAAAACGAGCGTGTGTATGAAGCCGGTGGAGCCAGGTTGAAAAAACACCAGGAAGGTAAGTTTATCTACCGCATGGCCGGGCGTGACCGCCAGAGATCGGCATCCTATTACACTCCGGAAGTTTTAACCAGATGTCTGGTCAAATATGCCCTGAAAGAGCTGCTGGAGGGTAAGACGGCGGATGAGATTCTGACTTTAACTGTCTGCGAACCGGCTATGGGCAGCGCGGCCTTCCTCAATGAGGCAGTCAATCAATTGGCAGAAGCTTACCTGGAACGCAGGGAGGAAGAGACCGGAGAGGTTGTTCAGCACCAGGAGCGGGCCAGGGAATTGCAGAAAGTGAAGATGTTTATAGCTGACCGCAACGTCTACGGAGTGGATTTAAACCCTGTGGCAGTGGAACTGGCGGAGGTGTCGCTCTGGCTGAATACTATCTATAAGGGTGCTTATGTTCCCTGGTTCGGCAATCAACTGCGCTGTGGCAATTCCCTGGTAGGTGCACGGCGGCAGGTCTTTGCCGCTCATCTTTTGCAGCCTGAAAAACGCGATGATCCGGTTTGGTTGAAGCAAGTTCCCTCCCGTGTGCTACCCGGTACCGGTAGGGAGCAGGGAAGGATCTATCATTTTTTGACCCCTGACAAAGGAATGGTCAATTACACTGACAAGATAATTAAAGAGCTGCGTCTTGAAAAAATAAAAGCAACTAAGGAATGGCTGAAAGGTATGAAAAAGCCTTTCAAACAGAGTGAAGTGCAGACTTTACAGCGGCTTTCGGACTGTATCGATGTGCTCTGGGAGCAGCACACCGGGCACTTGCGGGAAGTGCAGCGTCGCACACAGGATGCTTTGAGCGTTTTTGGCCATGACGAGGAGGAGGTCAGCCCGCTGCCTAACCAGATGAAAGACCGTATTTTCCGTGAGGAGGTTCTTTCAGAGGGCTTGCGCAGGTCGAGCCCTTACTTGAGATTGAAAATGGTTATGGATTACTGGTGTGCCCTGTGGTTTTGGCCCGTTGAAGCAGCAGAAGAACTGCCCACACGTTCGGAATGGCTTATGGATCTATCGCTCATCCTGGAAGGCAATATCTATGATTCCGAGGAGAAAGGACAGTTATCGCTCTTTCCTGAGACCCTGCCCAAGCAGATGGCGTTAAATTTCTTTGCCCGTGAGGGAGTGGATCTGGCAAGTCTGTGTGAGCAATCGCCGCGTCTGAAGTTGGTGCGAGAACTGGCTGAACGATATCGCTTTATGCACTGGGAGTTGGAGTTTGCCAATATCTTTGCTGACCGTGGAGGTTTTGACTTGGTGCTGGGGAACCCGCCCTGGATTAAGGTGGAATGGGAAGAGGGTGATGTTCTCGGTGACGGGGATCCGTTGCTGGTGATTCGCAAAATGAGTGCAACTGAGATGTCGCGGCGGCGTGCTGATATGCTGGCCCGGCAAAAAAGCCTAGAATGGCAGTATCTTGCTGCCTATGAGGAGGCAACCGGTACTAAGAATTTCCTTAATGCCTGGGTGAATTATCCGCTGTTGCAGGGGGTTCAAACCAACCTGTACAAGTGCTTTTTGCCACAGGCGTGGATGGTTTTAAATGCTCGCGGGGTGTCTGGGTTTGTGCATCCTGAGGGTGTCTATGACGATGCGCGCGGCGGAGTTTTGCGGCAGGAAATATATTACCGGTTGCGTTATCATTTTGGCTTTTATAATGAACTGATGCTTTTTTCAGGAATTGATCACCATAATCAGTATGGAATCAATATTCACAGTAATGACATGGCCGGGAAAGTTAGTTTTCAAACTATTTCAAATTTATATGTACCGAAAACTGTTGACCAGTGTTTCGAGAATGATGGTACCGGTTTAGTAACAGGCATAAAAAACGATAAGGGAAAATGGAATACAAGAGGTCATTTTAAACGAATTATTCATGTTTCAGAAGAGGAACTTGCCTTGTTTGCTTCTTTATATGACGAGGAAGGAACTCCCGTGTTACAAGCCAGGATGCCCGGTTTGCATGCGGCGAGTCAATTAAGCGTTTTGTATCGGATATCTGAATATCCACATAAGATTCGTGATAAATCGGGTGAAATTTATTCTACAGAATTTTGGCATGAAACGAATGCTCAAAATGACAGAATAATTCGCCGTGAAACCAGGTTTCCCGATATACTATCCGAGTTGATCCTAAATGGCCCACATATTAATGTTGCGACACCGTTTTTTAAAACACCTCGAAGTATTTGTGAATTTAACGGGGATTATGATCCAATTGACCTGACAGGAATTACTGATAATTATCTCCCTCGTTCAAATTACGTTTCTGCTTGTACTGAAGAAGAATACCGTAATCGCATACCAAGTATTACGTGGGATGGCAGTAATGTGATAGAACACTATAGACTGGCTCTTAGGAATATGCTTTCTCAGTCTGGATCTAGGACTATAGTTTCTGCAATTATAGCCAAAGGAGTAGCTCATATTCATGGCATTGTTTCTGTTACTTTTGAGGATAAATCAATTCTATTGAGTACTGCTGCTGTAACACAATCCCTGATCGGTGATTTCTATATTAAGACAACTGGTCGTAGTTATCTTTATACCACATGGATGAACTTACCTCAAATTGATTTGACTAACGATGTAATAGTTCGTATTCTTGGGCTTAATTGCCTTACAACTCACTATGCCGATTTATGGTGTGACTGCTGGCAGCAAGAATTCCTCCAAGATCGTTGGACTAAAGAAGATCCAAGACTTGACAACACCTTCTTCAGTAACCTTACACAGGATTGGCAGCGGCAGTGTGCACTACGCACAGACTATACCCGCAGGCAAGCGCTGCTCGAACTGGATGTGTTGGTAGCCCGGGCGGTAGGTTTGACCCTGGAAGAGCTCTGCACAATCTACCGGCTGCAGTTCCCGGTGTTCCGCAGTTATGAAGATGATACCTGGTATGACCGGACGGGCCGCATTGTCTTTACGCCAAACAAGGGGCTGCCCGGAATCGGGCTGAACCGTCCCAGCTGGGAGAGCATCAAAGACTGGACTGAAAGCGAATATTCCGTTACCGTCCAGGATGATACAGTTCCCGGCGGCCCGCATGAGCGCACAATAACCTATGCAGCACCGTTTGACTGCTGTAACCGTGAGGAAGATTACCGTACGGCCTGGGAAGAATTTGAGCGGCGCGGGGAAGGAGTGAACCGGAGATGA